The nucleotide window CCGTGTAAGGGCCCTCAAGCCGGTCGCTGTCCCGGGCCCGATCTTCAACCTCGCCCTCCGGAAGGGGTTCGAAGTCCTCAGGCCGAACCGACAGCCTCTGGGTTCGCTGCAGGGCCTCAAGCAGGGCGGTCACGCTTCTGGCCTCCTCTGAAAGGCCGCCCGCTGGCGACGACCTAGCCGGGTGAATTGGGGAGCGCTTTCGCTCTCGCAGCCGTTGCGCATAGTCCCGCAAGACGGGGCTGTACGGATGCGCCACGCGCGCCCGACTTATGGCCCAGAGGGCGCGCTCTAGATCGCCTGCGCGCTCCCATACGCGGGCCAAATACCACCAGGCAAGGGCGTGAAACGGAAAGCGCTCCAGGTGCGCGGTAAGCCCCTCCAGCAGGTAGGTTGGCTCTTCGCGCTCGATGCGCTGCTCCCAGCTGGGATCCCACCAGTCATGCATAGGCCAACTCCGAGGATGATTATGCAACGGAAGCGGGATTTTTGCAAACCGCCCTACTGCCAGGCGGCGAAGATGCGCAGGAAAGCCTCTTCGGCCAACCGGGAGACGGCCGTGCGGGCTGCGCGGCGTTCGCCTTCTAGGGGATCCTGGCCCGGATCGTAGTCCCCGTAAGCCGAAAGCATACCTTCAAAACGCACCTCCTCGCGGACCCGATCATAGAACCGCACCCAGAGGCTCACCGTCACCCGGTTGACCGCGGCTCGCTCCCCGGCCGCAACGGCCACGGGTTGGTTCGTGTACCCGGTCAGGCGCCCTTCGAGCACGGCCTGTGCCTCTTCGGGTCCGGCCAACCGCAGCCCACCCTGCGCGCTCAGGCGTCGGGCGAGTTCCTCCTCCAGCCAGCGCTCCAGGCCCGGCAGCGCCCCTGTGGCCTGGTTCTCTAGGGCCAACAGGGCGACGCTTCGGATGTGCGCCGGAATCGAAGCCCCCGTAAAGGAGTAGTAGCCGCAGCCTGCCCCCAGCGCGACGGTGAACAGGCCCCCCAACAGCAGACGCATCAAGACAAGCCGTACTGTTTGAGCTTCCGATACAGGGTCCGCTCGCTGATGCCCAGGGCCTTGGCCGTATGGCGCCGGTTTCCGTTGAAACGAGCTAGCGCCTGCTGAATGAGCCGTTTTTCGGCCTCCTCGATCGAGGGCAGGGCCTCCAGGTCCCCGTTTTTACTGCTCTCTCGGGAGCCGTCTTCGACGGCCGCGGCCTCGGCCTCCTCGGCCTCCGAAAACGAACGGTACGGAGACATGGGGACCGGCAACAGGGGCAAGCCGATCGGAAAAGCGGGGGCCAGGGCCGCCCCGGCTTTGGGCTCCGGCCCCGAGGCCGCGTTGGCCCACCCCAGAAGGAGCCGCTTCAGTTCGGCCACATCCTGGCGGAGCTCAAGCAGGATCCGATACAGCAGCTCCCGCTCCCGCGCCTCAGCATCCCGGCTCGGGGCCGGGCCCACGGGCAAGTAGGCCGATCCGCCGCGCCGAACGCCTTTCAGATAGTGGGCTAGGGTTTCGGCCGTAACGGGCGCGGCGCGCTCCAAAACCACCAGCTGCTCGACCAGGTTGCGCAGCTCGCGCACGTTTCCGGGCCATCGATAGGTCAACAGGAGCTCCCGCGCCTCCTCCGTCAGCCCCGGAAAGCGCACCCCGTATTTCTCCGTGAACTCTCGCACGAAGTGCGCAAAGAGCGGCTCGATGTCCTCCGGCCGCTCCCGCAACGGGGGGATGCGGATCGTGACCGTGTCCAGCCGGTAGTAGAGGTCCTCGCGGAACTTGCCCTCCTGGACCATCTGCCATAGGTCCTTGTTCGTGGCCGCGATCACGCGCACGTCCGTGTGCCGGACCCGGCTTGAACCTACGCGCATGTACTCGCCGCTTTCGAGCACGCGCAGGATCTTCACCTGCGTATGCAGGGGCATGTCCCCGATTTCGTCGAGAAAGATCGTCCCCCCGTTGGCACGCTCGAAGTAGCCCTCGCGGCTGTCGACGGCGCCCGTAAAGGCGCCCTTTTCGTGCCCGAAGAGCTCCGACTCGATGATTCCCTCCGGAATGGCCCCGCAGTTGACGATGACAAGCTCCTTGTGTCGGCGCGGGCTTATGGCGTGGATGGCGCGGGCCACAAGCTCCTTACCCACGCCCGACTCCCCTTGGATGAGCACGGTGATGTCGGTCGGGGCCACCTGCCGAATCACGTCCAGCACCTTGCGGATGGCCGCCGAGCGGCCCACGATGCCGAATCGCTCCTGAAGGGCTTCGCGGTCCATATCTAGATCAGCGTATGGGCACGATCTCGGGCTCTCCGGAAAAGCGCAGATCGCTTTGGATGGCGCGCACGGCGTTGCGGATCATCGCGAACTTCTGCTCCGCGGAGGCCCGATCCGGAAAGCGGCCCACCCAGACCTTATAGAGCCGATCTGGGTTGGAGCTTGATTCGACAAGCTGCACCGTAAAGCCTAGATTCCGCAGCCGGCGCACAAGCTGTTCGGCTTGCGCGCGATCCCGCAGCAAGGCGGCCTGCACCGTGTACCAGGCCGCCGGAGCCGATGCGGCCTGGGACCGAAACCCAGTGCTCGCGTTAGGCTGCGGGGGCGCAAGAGCGCCGCCAGAGCGCAGGCGCGCGATCCGATCCACTTCATCTAAGCGCCCCTGGGCCGCATAGTAGGCCACCAGCCGATCTTGCGCGTGCGCCGCATAGGGGCTGCGGCCGTAGCGGATTAGAACCTGCTCGTAGAGCCGCGCCGCCTCCGCGGGCCGCTCCGGCTCCCACCACAGGCCTTCGGCGAAAAGCAAACCGGCCGGGTCAAGCCCCCGCACCCGAAGTCGTTCCAGCTCCGCGCGCAGGGCAGCGCGATCGGCGCCGGGCTTAAGGGCGCGCTCGATCCACGTCGCCAGCGGATCCTGAGGCGATGTGCCCACGAGCAGGACCAAAAGCGAAGTGAGCGGCTTCATGAGGCCTCCTTTCTTAGGTAAGCACCTCAGGCTGTAGCCGCCCGGTCGCCGTACGCAGATCCTCTAGTTCCCGCAAAGCACGACCCCGCAGCGTGGCCGAAGTGGCCCCCTCGATCAGGACCTCTACGTACTGACCGGGCCGGTAGCGCTCCTTGGGGAAGACCACCACCATGCCGTTATCGGCCCTGCCCATCCACTCCTGATCGGAGCGCTTGCTCGTCTGTTCGATCAGTACGATCTGCCGAGAGCCGATTTTAGCCCGATGCTGCTCTAGGGAGATGCGGTTCTGCAGCGCGATGATCTCCTCCAGCCGGCGGCGCTTGACCGCAGGCGGCACATCGTCGCGCAGGTACTTGGCCGCGTACGTGCCCTCCCGCTCCGAGTAGGCGAACATGTAGGCCATATCGAAGCGCACCTCCTCCAGAAGCGAAAGCGTTTGCTCGTGATCCTCCTCGGTCTCCCCGCAGAAGCCGGCGATCACGTCCGTCGACAGGCCCACATCGGGCATCGCGCTGCGGATCTTGGCCACCAGCTCCAGGTACTGCTCGCGGCTGTAGGTGCGCCGCATGCGCTCCAGCACGCGCGTGGAGCCGGACTGCACGGGCAGATGAATCTGGCGGCACACGTTCGGCCGCTCGGCGATGACCTGGATGAGCTCATCGGATACGTCCTTGGGATGCGAGGTCGAAAAGCGCACGCGCAGATTGGGATCTAGCAGGCTAACCCGATACAAGAGCTCGGCAAAGCTCACCTGCCCATAACGGTAGGAGTTTACGTTCTGGCCCAAGAGCGTGACCTCCCGGTATCCGGAGGCCAGCAGCTGTTCGACCTCGCGCAGGATGCTTTCAACAGGCCGGCTGCGCTCCCGCCCCCGCGTAAAGGGCACCACGCAGAAGGAGCAGAAGTTGTCGCAGCCGCGCATGATGGACACGAAGGCCGTAACACCGTTGGAGCTCAGCCGAACGGGCGCAATGTCGGCGTAGGTCTCCTCGCGGGAAAGAAGCACGTTCACGGCGGCTTGGCCCGTCTCCGCGGCCTCCTCGATAAGCCGCGGCAGATCCCGATAGGCGTCCGGGCCGGCCACGACGTCCACGAGCCGTTCTTCTTCGAGCAGCCGCCGCTTCAGGCGCTCGGCCATGCAGCCCAGCACGCCGATGATCATGCCGGGCCGTCGGGTGCGCTTGAGCGCGCGCAGATACTGCAGCCTGTGGCGCACGCGCTCCTCGGCGCGCTCCCGGATGCTGCAGGTGTTCAGGAGCACCACATCGGCCTCCTCAGGCCGATCCACCAGACCGTAGCCCCGCTCCAACAAGATCGCGGCCACGACCTCGGAGTCGTTTACGTTCATCTGGCAGCCGTAGGTCTCGATGTACAGCCGCCGCCCCGTTGGGGCGCCCCGGGCCACAGAGGCGCAAGAAAGGAAATCGATCGTCGGGATGAGCTCCATAACGGCCTGCTTGCCTTTCGCGCAAAGATATCCGCTTTCTGGACCGGAAGGCAACGCGCCCTCTGCCAGTTTGGCGTTCTCTTGCTACAAGCTGACAGCCCCTCCGGTTCCCCGGCGCTCAAGATAGCGTACCACGTACTTGCCGATCAGATCAAACTCCAGGTTCAGGCGATCGCCCACGCGGCGGCTCTGCAGGTTCGTGTGCGTCCAGGTGTAGGGGATGATGGCCACGGAAAAGCAGGACTCCTGTAGCTCGGCCACGGTCAGGCTGATGCCGTCTACGGCTATCGCGCCCTGCGGAACCAGGTAATCGGCCCACTCGGCCGGATAGGCGATCCGCAAAAGCCAACTGCCGGCCCGGTCCCCAACCTCCAAGAGCGTGCCCGTCGCGTCCACATGCCCCTGCACCAAGTGACCATCTAGGAGCCGATCCGGACTCAGAGAACGCTCCAGGTTGACTAGATCCCCCGCCTTGAGCTCACCTAGATTGGTCTTACGCAGGGTCTCTTCGACAAGCTCCGCCTCAAAACCCTCCGGATCGGCGGCCACCACCGTAAGGCAAACCCCGTTTACGGCTACGCTCTGATCTACCCGGAGCTCAGCTCCTAAAGGGGTGCCGATGCGCAGCCGGCGACCCCCCCGACCGCGCGGGGTGAGGGCCTCAACGCGGCCGACGGCCTCTATGATGCCCGTAAACACGGCCTTACAGCTCCGCTTCCAGCAGCCAATCTACGCCGATTCGGCGCAACCGCACATTGCGTAGCGACCAGGCCCGCTCCATCTCGCTTATGCCCAAATCCCCTATCGCCTCCAAGCCCGAGCCCAGCAGCTTAGGCGCGATGAACACATACAGCCGGTCCACAAGCCCGGCTCTAAGCAGGGCTGTGCTCAGCCGGGGCCCGGACTCCACGAGCACCGAGCGCACCCCCTCGCGCCCCAGGCGCTCCAGGACCGCCTTTAGCTCAAGCCCTCCGGGGCCTTCGGGGACTTCAAACAAGCGCCCTCCGGCGGCGCGAAGCCGTTCCGCATACGGGGGCCTCACCCCAGGGGCCGTAAAAACCCACGTGCGCCAGGCCCAAGCATCTGAGAAAACCCGCCTGTCCGGCTCCAGCCGGCCCCTGCGATCCAGGATCACGCGCCAGGGCTGTCGGCCCCGACCGCAGCGCACGGTGAGCGCCGGATCGTCTGCGGCCACGGTGCCGGATCCTACAAGCACAGCATCCGAACGAGCCCGACAGCGGTGCACCCAACACCGAGCGGGCGGCGCCGTAACCCAGCGGCTTGAGCCCGTTCGACTGGCCACGCGCCCGTCCAGGGTCTGCGCGATCTTAAGCGCCACCCAAGGCCGGCCACGCTCTAGGTACGTGAAATAGCCCGCGTTGAGCCGACGACTTTCGGCCTCTAGCACACCCGTGGTGAGCTCAAGACCGGCCCGACGCAGCCAATCCAGGCCCCGACCTGCGGCGGCCGGATGCGGATCTAAGGCGCCCACCACAACGCGCCGCATTCCGGAGCGAAAGATGAGCTCCGCGCACGGCGGGGTCTTGCCCCAGTGCGCGCAAGGCTCCAGGCTCACATACAAGGTGGCCCCGCGCAAAAGCGCTCGATCCGCAACCGAGGCCAGGGCCATAGCCTCCGCATGCGGACCCCCGTAGTACGGGTGATAGCCCTGGCCGATTACGCGGCCCTCGCGCACGACGAGCGCGCCCACCAGGGGATTGGGGCCCGTCCAGCCCGCGCCCCGGCGGGCCAGGGCCAGGCAGCGGCGCATGAAGGCCAAATCCAGCTCAGAAGCGCCCACGCTCGCAAAGGTCCGCGCAAGGAGGGCGCGCCCGCAAACCCAAGAGGCGAAGGCTTCCTAGATCGCCTCTTTGAGCCAGGAGACGGCCTTTACGTCGAGCTTACCCGCCCGAGCCAGCTCATCGAGCAGCGCAAACGCGGCCCGATGCTCGGCCGGATCCCGCGAGCCCCCCGTGTGCGCGTCGTAAAGATCAGCCGCAATCAACAGCTGGGCCCAAAACCCAAGTTCCCGCCCTCGCAGCCCTTCGGGCAGGCCCGATCCATCGGCGCGCTCATGGTGCACGGCCACAAGACGCACCACAGCCTGCGGCACCTCGGAAAGCGACTCCAACAGCCGCACCCCTAAAAGCACATGCCGCGATAGCTCATGACTCGACTCCTCCCAACAGGGCTTCGGGGGTCCCAGGAGCGCGCGCGCCTCCTCAGGCTCTAGGTAAGCAAGGACCCCATCGGAATCCTCAACCCAGCGGCGGCTGTAGCGTTCGAGCTCCCGCCGATCGGCCTCCGAGACGAGCCCGCCCAGCCCAAGGCGTCCGATCAGCACCCAGAGCCGGGCTAGCTCCTCAAGCCGCTCCGGAGCCGAGGCCGGATCCCGCCGTGTCCAGTAGGCCTTGATGCGCAGCAGCCGCTCCCGAATCCGCCTCAGCTGCGCAGCCGAAAGCCGTCCGCAAGCGGCAGCCTCAGGCACAAGCAAATACCCCACATCGTGCAGCCGCGCCGCAAGCAGGAGCGCCCCCCGCTGTATGCGCACGCTTGCGGGCAGACACCGCAGGGCGCGCTCCAGGATAGCGGCCACGCGCCGGCCATGCGCGGCCCACAGGGGACAGGCGCACTCGAAGGCCTGCATGAGCTCCCCCAGGTTCCGGAAAGCGACTACGGGCTCCTCAAGCCGAACGGCCCGATGGACAATGTGCATAGGCGCAACACTCCCGCTTAATCGCCGCGCGTGATGTGCCCCCGGCGCCCTCCCCCACAACGGGCGCCAGCCGCAACACGGCGTATCCAGTCGCGTGCCAAAGGGAATTTACGCTCCAGATGGCCTCAATCGGGCGCCCGGAGCCGCCTTGACCTTTAAGTAGCCCTAGAATTGTAAATTGGAGATTACAAATATTCCCGCATGTTTCGGAGCTGCAGGTGATCAACGGCCTCTTTGACCTGTTGGGATTTGGACAAGCGGCAGATAAGCAGCGCGTCGGGCGTATCTATGACGGCCACCTCATGTAGGCCGATGAGCACCACAAGCCGGCCCTGGGCTCGCACCAGGCAATGGCTGGTCTCCAGCGCCACCACAGGGCCGCGCAGAGCGTTTCCGTGCGCGTCTTTTTCGGAGAGTTCGTAGACGGCCATCCAACTGCCCACGTCGCTCCACCCGAACTCGGCCGGCAGCACGTACACCGTCTCGGCCTTCTCCATGACGGCATAATCGATGGAGATCTTCGGCACAAGCCCGTAGGCGCGCCGCAACGCCTCCGGGGCGGCCAGGTCCTCTCCCAGGGCCTCCAGGGGCGCGAGCACGTCCGGGGCCCAGCGCCGAAGGGCCCCTAGGATGCTGTCCACGCGCCAGGCGAAGAGCCCGCTGTTCCAGAGAAAGTCCCCGCTTGCCAGAAAGCGCTCCGCCGTGGGCAGGTTAGGCTTTTCGGCGAAGCTCCGCACCCGGTATACGGGCTGCTCTCCCACCCAGCGCAGGGGGGGCTCTTGAAACTGGATGTACCCGTAGCCCGTCTCCGGCCGTGTGGGCCGCACGCCGATCGTGACCAAGGCTTCGGGCTCGGCGGCCACTTCAAGGGCGACCCGCAGCACGTGCTGCAAAGCGGCCACGTCGCCGATCAGATGATCGGCGGGCAATACGAGCATACGCGCCTCCGGATCGCGCCGGGCCAGGTGCAGGGCCGCGTACGCGATACAAGGGGCCGTATTACGGCTCTGGGGCTCTAAGAGCACGTTCTCCGGTGGCAGCTGGGGCAGCTGATCGCGCAACAGCGCCTCATGGGCGCTTGAGCCGATTACGAGCACGCGCTCCGGTGGCAACAGGCCCATCAGCCGGCCCACGGTGGCCTGCAGCAAGGTCTCGGACCCAAACAGGGGCAGAAACTGCTTCGGACGGGCCTGCCGACTTTCGGGCCAAAACCGGGCCCCGATGCCTCCCGCCATTACCAGCGCGTAGTCCATCGCAACCTCCTGCGAACGCTTCAAAGGCGCCAATCCGCCTACTCCAGAGGACAGAACAGAAGCCCGCTTGGGATTTTGGGGTAAAAGAACGTAGCCTTCTGCGGCAGCCGCAGGCCCGCGTCCGCAACGCGCCGCACATCGGCGAAGCTGAGAGGCGGAAGCCAGAAGCCCAGCTCCAGCTCGCCTTGACGCAGAGCCTCAAGGACCGCATCGGCCTGCTTGTAGTATCGGACGTAACGGGCCTCTTGCTCCGGACTTAGGCCCAGGACCCTGCGCAAAAGCAGCTCATGCAGAACCACAACGGGCAGGCGATTTAAGGGTTCCGGCACCTCCGAAATGGCCCGACCCAATGCCGAAGCGGGCCCCACGTAGTAGGCGGATCCGTCGGGCTCGAGCACCCCCAAGCCCGTGGGCTCGCGCTCTAAGCGCTGCCCGAGCGCCTCA belongs to Bacteroidota bacterium and includes:
- a CDS encoding tetratricopeptide repeat protein; this encodes MHDWWDPSWEQRIEREEPTYLLEGLTAHLERFPFHALAWWYLARVWERAGDLERALWAISRARVAHPYSPVLRDYAQRLRERKRSPIHPARSSPAGGLSEEARSVTALLEALQRTQRLSVRPEDFEPLPEGEVEDRARDSDRLEGPYTETLAAIYLERGDYERALRAYTWLAERDPEGGERYRLRIEEIRRRLSHTAQE
- the lptE gene encoding LPS assembly lipoprotein LptE — its product is MRLLLGGLFTVALGAGCGYYSFTGASIPAHIRSVALLALENQATGALPGLERWLEEELARRLSAQGGLRLAGPEEAQAVLEGRLTGYTNQPVAVAAGERAAVNRVTVSLWVRFYDRVREEVRFEGMLSAYGDYDPGQDPLEGERRAARTAVSRLAEEAFLRIFAAWQ
- a CDS encoding sigma-54 dependent transcriptional regulator — its product is MDREALQERFGIVGRSAAIRKVLDVIRQVAPTDITVLIQGESGVGKELVARAIHAISPRRHKELVIVNCGAIPEGIIESELFGHEKGAFTGAVDSREGYFERANGGTIFLDEIGDMPLHTQVKILRVLESGEYMRVGSSRVRHTDVRVIAATNKDLWQMVQEGKFREDLYYRLDTVTIRIPPLRERPEDIEPLFAHFVREFTEKYGVRFPGLTEEARELLLTYRWPGNVRELRNLVEQLVVLERAAPVTAETLAHYLKGVRRGGSAYLPVGPAPSRDAEARERELLYRILLELRQDVAELKRLLLGWANAASGPEPKAGAALAPAFPIGLPLLPVPMSPYRSFSEAEEAEAAAVEDGSRESSKNGDLEALPSIEEAEKRLIQQALARFNGNRRHTAKALGISERTLYRKLKQYGLS
- a CDS encoding SPOR domain-containing protein, whose protein sequence is MKPLTSLLVLLVGTSPQDPLATWIERALKPGADRAALRAELERLRVRGLDPAGLLFAEGLWWEPERPAEAARLYEQVLIRYGRSPYAAHAQDRLVAYYAAQGRLDEVDRIARLRSGGALAPPQPNASTGFRSQAASAPAAWYTVQAALLRDRAQAEQLVRRLRNLGFTVQLVESSSNPDRLYKVWVGRFPDRASAEQKFAMIRNAVRAIQSDLRFSGEPEIVPIR
- the miaB gene encoding tRNA (N6-isopentenyl adenosine(37)-C2)-methylthiotransferase MiaB, encoding MELIPTIDFLSCASVARGAPTGRRLYIETYGCQMNVNDSEVVAAILLERGYGLVDRPEEADVVLLNTCSIRERAEERVRHRLQYLRALKRTRRPGMIIGVLGCMAERLKRRLLEEERLVDVVAGPDAYRDLPRLIEEAAETGQAAVNVLLSREETYADIAPVRLSSNGVTAFVSIMRGCDNFCSFCVVPFTRGRERSRPVESILREVEQLLASGYREVTLLGQNVNSYRYGQVSFAELLYRVSLLDPNLRVRFSTSHPKDVSDELIQVIAERPNVCRQIHLPVQSGSTRVLERMRRTYSREQYLELVAKIRSAMPDVGLSTDVIAGFCGETEEDHEQTLSLLEEVRFDMAYMFAYSEREGTYAAKYLRDDVPPAVKRRRLEEIIALQNRISLEQHRAKIGSRQIVLIEQTSKRSDQEWMGRADNGMVVVFPKERYRPGQYVEVLIEGATSATLRGRALRELEDLRTATGRLQPEVLT
- a CDS encoding riboflavin synthase codes for the protein MFTGIIEAVGRVEALTPRGRGGRRLRIGTPLGAELRVDQSVAVNGVCLTVVAADPEGFEAELVEETLRKTNLGELKAGDLVNLERSLSPDRLLDGHLVQGHVDATGTLLEVGDRAGSWLLRIAYPAEWADYLVPQGAIAVDGISLTVAELQESCFSVAIIPYTWTHTNLQSRRVGDRLNLEFDLIGKYVVRYLERRGTGGAVSL
- the ribD gene encoding bifunctional diaminohydroxyphosphoribosylaminopyrimidine deaminase/5-amino-6-(5-phosphoribosylamino)uracil reductase RibD, which gives rise to MGASELDLAFMRRCLALARRGAGWTGPNPLVGALVVREGRVIGQGYHPYYGGPHAEAMALASVADRALLRGATLYVSLEPCAHWGKTPPCAELIFRSGMRRVVVGALDPHPAAAGRGLDWLRRAGLELTTGVLEAESRRLNAGYFTYLERGRPWVALKIAQTLDGRVASRTGSSRWVTAPPARCWVHRCRARSDAVLVGSGTVAADDPALTVRCGRGRQPWRVILDRRGRLEPDRRVFSDAWAWRTWVFTAPGVRPPYAERLRAAGGRLFEVPEGPGGLELKAVLERLGREGVRSVLVESGPRLSTALLRAGLVDRLYVFIAPKLLGSGLEAIGDLGISEMERAWSLRNVRLRRIGVDWLLEAEL
- a CDS encoding sugar phosphate nucleotidyltransferase, yielding MDYALVMAGGIGARFWPESRQARPKQFLPLFGSETLLQATVGRLMGLLPPERVLVIGSSAHEALLRDQLPQLPPENVLLEPQSRNTAPCIAYAALHLARRDPEARMLVLPADHLIGDVAALQHVLRVALEVAAEPEALVTIGVRPTRPETGYGYIQFQEPPLRWVGEQPVYRVRSFAEKPNLPTAERFLASGDFLWNSGLFAWRVDSILGALRRWAPDVLAPLEALGEDLAAPEALRRAYGLVPKISIDYAVMEKAETVYVLPAEFGWSDVGSWMAVYELSEKDAHGNALRGPVVALETSHCLVRAQGRLVVLIGLHEVAVIDTPDALLICRLSKSQQVKEAVDHLQLRNMREYL